The Artemia franciscana chromosome 11, ASM3288406v1, whole genome shotgun sequence DNA segment CATAGCCAATTCAGTCTTCATTCAGTTTTTGGCCAGATAGGAtcttaaataaaagaatatattttgcgGATTACCTACTTATTGATGATAGACCTGGGCGTTGATCCAATTGATTTTTTGAtcaaaaaagacatttatttcGCTAACATAGTTGCTGCAGTTCTGGAAACGGTACTTCATGCTGAGATTCTTAAAGCGGAAAGGGGCTCCTAGCTCATTCTGACCTTTGGGAGGAGTGATTGCACTGCACTGCCCAGTGGCCCTCTTCGTTATAGATTGCGAACGTTTGTATATGATCGTCGTACCAGACTTTGAGCTTCATCCCGTTGAGGGAATATTCTTTTCAAACTTCATGGGTGCCGTCACTCGTGATTTCATACTTTCAATATTCTGATCTCCATGGTACCGGTTTCACTTGCAAAATATTACAAAACTGTAAACCTGTAGTGCCTTTTCCAATTGTTTTAGGTCCATTTCAAATGGTACTCTTCCGACCTTCATGTAAGTCCGCTTTGTTTCGCAGTTTTCCACAACGACAAATTTTACTTCTCTATTTCCCGTTTGTTAGGGAAACATTGTATCTTTCGTCTTTCCAAAGAATGTTTCTAGCTCGTGATGCCTAACAAACTTCATGAAGactgttttctttatttcaaatcctgacgcATCAATCCCTtccactttttctttttcaacaccAAGTCTTTTCAGCAATCTGTGGATACTTATCTCTTCCGTTAAATCTCCATCTGAGAATTCCATGAATCCTAGGAAAGCCGTACTCTTTCGAATATACTTTACAGTTCTTTGAGCCGACATCTTTTCCGATTTTCTCTTCCGCCAAATTATCTGATTCCTTCACGACAATAAACACTAACACCTGCATACAACACAATAACACCAACGGACAACAAACCTTAGCTATTACAAAAACTAACACCAAACAAAAAGACCATTAAATCACCTAGCGTGGCCGAAGCCAGCTAAATTTATTGCTCCGGCAACGTAGCACACAATTCTATTTGACCTAACCTTGCACGCTATTAAACAGCTCCTTCGTACTTCTTAAATACTAGCACTCCAAAatcgaaaacaaaattacaagaaatatcCTATctaaaaactcctttttttcgGAATTATTTATCCTATCCTACAAAATCTTTCATTTCAATCaaattcttacctttttttcccgcggaaaattcaaaattaaagaaatactatggaattttttattatttatataagtgGAATATGTGGCATCTTTAATCTATCCGTTAAATTCGGAATTGTATGAATAGCTGGTTTAGCCTGCCAGCCAGTCCATTGGGAAAGGCAGGCAAGTCTAGCAGCCCCAACCCCAGGGGTGCAATTGGGGACCCTCCAGGtacagtctttttattttgtgtttgatGCTTGATGCCTATATCTCTGCTTAGCCGTAAAATTACCCTTCTGAAAACTGCTCGTGCCAGCCAGAAGATCCATTGTCTTtgctgttcttttctttttggcttTTTTGGCTTGTAGCTTGATTAGCCTAGTTCAACTGGAGTTCACTTTAGCCTACATCATGGGTGATAGCCTACatcaaaaaagagctatagaCCTCCTAGTACTAGAGAGATGAGATAAGACTGCTCCATCCAGTTTAGTGGTGCTTAATCTATTAATGAGCAGATTGCTATGCTCACCTCACATATTAACACTCTAAAGAACAAGCAGAAGCTGATTGCAGATTCACTGAATGATCAAACTCTTAAGactacaatggcagaagttgTAAGTCAAGCACTGTCTTCTGAGGTTGATCCTTTGGTTGAAGCCTCTGTTAAAAAACTTACCTGTAGTCATGAACCTGCTGCTTTTGATGCCAACAGTATAGAAATGATCAAACAAGAGGTATACACTAGCctgaaaatggattttgatGTGCTTGTTGAAAAACCACTTAAACAATATGACCTGAGGATGACAAAGCTTGAATCATCCCTGAAATTGCTTGACTCAGGTTTGTCACAGCTGCAAAACTCTCTGAAACCAATTCAATCCAATGTTGATCATCTGAGTTATCAGTTTGACCAAATGAAACTCTCAAATCAGCTGGTCCTGTTTGGTTTAAAAGAAGACCCTTATCCAGAAGCTTCTGAAAGCAAATTCCTTAGATTTTGCAGTACTAGATTTCCTGTGACCCAGAATGATATAGTTTCTGCTAGAAGGATTGGTAAACAAGGCTCAGGTTGGAAACCTCACCCACttgttgtggaattttgtagtcCTAGAATGCAGCAGCTCATTCTTAGAGAAAAGAAATGTTTACAAGGTAGTGGTGTCTTTATTTCAGAGTCACTCCCAAAGTCTAGACTTCAGCTACTTAATTGTACTAAATCAAAGCTTGGGAAGAGGTCTACATGGTCTAGTGGAGAAGAAATACTCACAAAGCTTTCTGATGGTAAAATGATTACTGTCAAAAAGGCATCTCAAGTTGATGCTCTCTATCAGTTAACTACAGCTCATCCAAGTCCATCCAAGCCCCTCCCAGGACTGAAATaaaccatttcttttttttcagctctgttttgtaaatttatttatgatctaatagtttttcttatgtttgcataatgttgcattattttttgcctttttttttcttttttgccttTGTCCCTGTActtgtttgttattatttttattccctttgaACCTAGTAGTTTATTATTGTTCTTTGTTCTTGCAGTTGTTTTCTCCATTGTTGCCTATATGTTTTACCTTTCAATCCACCCTCTCTTACTTCAGCCTGCTTGTATGGATATTGTGTTCATTTGTAAAGTTATTGTATACATTTGTCATGTGTAGTATATATGGGtgatttctcctttcttttgaattcttctattCTCAGTTCAATTATACTTAATCAACCAAGTGTAACATCCTCCTGCTTGCTATGTTGTGCATATGCTTTAGCTTATGTTTTGCTATGCTATGCTTGTGCTTATATTATGCTTTACTTTGCAGATTGTTGTAACCTGGGTTTCTAATATACTGcttaacaattgaaaaaaaaaaaaaaccaacaacaatGACAACTTATAAATTAAGCCTTTTTGGGGGTTTGATTATTCTCCCAAGACGTGTCATGGCGGGTGGTGGTACTTTGTCCTGAATGTGGCTACTGACTTTTGGGCTTGACCCTGGGGCTTGAATAAGGACAGTTGGGGATGGGCTTTTTGACGGGGTTGAGAATGTGTTTGGAGATGATGTGGAACTCAACTGCGGTACCCCATTTGAGTTGGTATCCTGATATTGTTCTAGATCTGTGTCATCTGGGAACATTCTCTGGTATTTTCGGTTTTGACAATATGCTTTCATATCTTGAGTTTGTACAATGTATGATCTTGGCAGTTCGTGTTTGTGCAACACAACAGCTGGTTCCCAAGATTTTCCTTGGATCTGTGCTTCCACAGATTGCCCTTGTTTCAGTTCTTGAAGATCCTTTGAGTGATGATTGTAGTACTTTTGCTGCCTTAGTTGGCACTCCAGGTGACTTTCAACGAATTCACATTTGGGAACTATTTTGGGAGTGAGATGCTCAAGGGTACAGGGTATTGTTGATTGCAAGTTCCTACTCATTAATAGCTGGGCAGGAGACGCCATTCCATTTACTGGGGTATTTCTGTACTCAAGAAGGGCATTGCTCATTTTGCTTCTGCAAAATTGGGTCTTTATCATGTTTTTTGCTATCCCAACGGCTTTCTCTGCCAATCCGTTTGACTGGGCATGATAGGGACTCGACGTTCTGTGCTCAATGGACCACCTGTTGGTAAAGTCTTCAAATATAAGGGAGTTGAAATGTGGAccattgtctgaagtaatgatgCGAGAGATCCCATGCCATGTGAAATGGTCTTTTAGATGGGATATGACTTGATGGGATGTGGCAGCTGTCCCTATTCGATCAACTTCGAAAAAATCAACTGTAATAGTCAACTGTAACAAGGAAGTGACTTCCTTCCAGATAGAACATGTTGATTCCAACATATTCCCATGGGTGGTTAGGTATACCATGAGGCTTGAGAGATTCTTTCTGGTTGTTCCTTTGGTATGCTTGGCATGCTGGGCAACGTTTGATATATTCTTCAATACTTTCAGTCATCCCTGGCCAATAAACGATTGTTCTAGCCCTTTGCTTCGTTTTTTCAATACCGAGATGGGAAGCATGCATGCTGTGCAAGATATCAGGGCGGAGGATTTTGGTGATTACTAAGCGATCTCCTTTTAGAATGATTCCATCAATCACAGTGAGTTCATGCTTGGAACTGAAGTATTGTGCAATGAGGGAAGGTGTTTGAGCTTTTGTTGATGGCCATCCTGATTTGATTGTGTCTGCAAGACATGCTAGGATAGGGTCTAAGAGTGTTTCTTTCTTCAATTGCAATAGCCTTGCAGGACTGATGGGAATGAGGCTCATGACTGAGTGGACATAtgattcaatttctttttgtagactTTCATCTTGGCTTTGAAGAGGAAGAAAGGGTGGATACACGTAAATGGAAGATTTTggttaagttttattgtcatgTTAAAGTGTTCAGAAGAAAGGAAATATAACATCCTCCTGCTTGCTATGTTGTGCATATGCTTTAGCTTATGTTTTGCTATGCTACACTTGTGCTTATATTATGCTTTACTTTGCAGATTGTTGTAACCTGGGTTTCTAATATACTGCTTAACAATTGACGAGACGGAAATTTCTACACAAGTAGTGCTGGTAAACAAGAGGCACACACTTTTGACCCTCtccttgaatctatggttagttctagctgcaattatcacaccacccttgattattgtgataacattatgccctcactctcttcaaatagttgctttaatgtattttgtttgaatgtgcaTGGAATAAGAGATAAGTGGGACAGTCTTAAATTGTATTTGTGGTCTaataattcttgcccttttgatgtcataggcttgacagaaacatggttatctgatagtgataattttacagcttatgatatggatggttatattgctattcatgtccctagaatggtaacaaagtgttctgggggtatttctttgtttataaaatctaatattgaattttgtagaagatctgaccttgaatccttgtttacatcagtggtgtctaatagtaggacagtttattctcttgtcattgatctgaaaagccagtttccatgtgatactgtttgtttgttttacaagccccctccttttccaacacatctgttctgtgatttgcttgatcagctttttggtgtggggactttctctaaaaaacggatttgtgttttgggagactttaattgcaacatgttaaatgttggatcaaatgatgaatgtgaccatctttttgatgtattttcttcttcagggctacttccttcaatttttttccttctcgtgttgacccttcaagaaatgctgccatttttatagataatattttcacttctcattctcctaatttgaagttctcttctggtcttgttttcactgatctttctgatcactttcctatttatctatcactatctgtgcctaaaaaagagattactgtggatgagaaagACAAGTCTTCTCTTAGAACTTTAAGagataaagaaatttctaatttaatacatggTCTTCAGGGcaatgattggtctagtgttcttgaagctaatgatgctgattgtgcaactagattatttttgtgtcgtatgggaactctgttggataagcattttcctcttagaaagaagccaaggaattttacacccAAATGTCCATGGATGTCTATAGGTatgatcaatgcaacccatatgaaggcgtctttgttcaaagccgcatgtaaaagtaagacacaagATGATGttttgaagtataaacattacaaaaatgtgctcacttcttcagttcgtttggcaaaaaagctgtatttttcacGTCGAATGAATGAGTGTAAggggaatttgcgcaaggtttgTACTGTAATTAATGGAGCTCTCTCTTGCAAGAAACTCAAACGTTCTTCCCCATGTCTTTATAGGAAAGCTGATGGATCTGTTGTGGACAAAAAATCCTTAGTgagtgccttcaattcgtatttcaccacacttccttCAGTTCTAATTCCACCCCCaagtagagtaagttgttttcccttgacagagaagtcttttttcctttccccatgtagtactactgagatttctagtattatttctcaacttccaagcagtcgttcagttgatagttttggtttgagtaatgtccttaaaaaaaatcagtcagtttgtttctcatccgatttcacacataactaacctctctctttcatctggtattttccctcattcatttaaagttgctactgtTGTACCTTTGCACAAAAATGGTGATTcgtctctaatttcaaactatagacctatttctcttcttcccgtcatctcaaaggttgttgaaaaagtagtgtattgtcgactctcttcatttgtatttagtactaattcgactgctggaaattctctcatcactaaccatcagtatggttttcgtccctcattctctaccttgcaTGCACTTTCTGATGCAACAGAGTTTGTGCATGTTAAcctggacaagggcttgtgtgttttgggtctatttcttgacttttcaaaggcctttgatatggttgaccacaatgttcttctgtctaaactatctttatttggagtgcatggagtcccactagaatggtttagatcctacctctcagagagatctcagtatgttttggttttactgtacttcttcctctactttgcctgtattgaaaggtgtcccacaaggctctgtgcttggaccacttttgtttctaatctacattaatgatctttttgatggtcttcatccccatgttcaccctgttctttttgctgatgacagtaactttttcattgctgtggtggacctgccatctgccgtttctatagctcaaggtcttcttgataaagtgaAGGATTGGTGCTGTCAAATGGTATGACTCTTAACAACCAaaaaagagtgccattgtcaactttaggACCCCTTACCATATGAGAGACGTACAGGaaccaatcaccctgacttttgggaatgatattataccacaagctactatggtgaaatttcttggtatgtatcttgactgttttctttcttttaaaccgcatataactcacacccatTCCTTAATCCTctgccagtcttcaatgttgcaccgaaTTAACTCAtctcttcctcctgatattatggtttctctttattatgcttttatttatccttacctttcttattgctgctctgtctggggcaatacaaataaatctcttctctgctcacttcaaagagcccaaaatagggcactgaaggctacttttcttctccctcggctttacccttcctctgatctttataatgatactggaatagctccgctggatcgtattataggtaaaagtactctttatttagcacattctgcttttctaggtactctcccaccgaccctgcagcagtttttctcacggacaggctcaggtaggtacttttgttctttacgtaattcttctcgacgatttattttaccaaaacgatcctctatagcagctcagaggtctcctgtatatcagtcaattctattatggaactccatcccttcggatgtccctctttttctttctacaAAGCCATTATTTCGTCAGGTCTTTCtagttcaataatttttgtctctctttttaattctatcccaatttgtatgtcacttctcttcttttaaaatcattttcaactatatgttaaatctccttctaaatcttctatctgttaaatgtcCATGTCTTGTTcgagttttatatatatatatatatatatatatatatatatatatatatatatatatatatatatatatatatatatatatatatatatatatctatatatattttataaaagtgttttattcttgttctctgtggtccattacaagcaaagcttcttgggcctagtaaccgctttacttttgtaatagtttttcttttagtattaataaattgattgattgattgattatcCGTTTTAACTACCATAAATACAACATCTTAtctattttttactattgaTCCTCTTGACAATATGGGTGGGAAGGGTAAGTTTCCATTAATTCTATACAGTTTTAATACATTCCAAAATTTTCACCTCATTATCCTTAGTTTcggtagcagcagtagtagtagtgtgtGTAGAAGCAGTAggattaggatgcaaatatttgctttttgttagttaaacagcccccacaacaagccctgttgctttcaacttcacacaccgaacggttcctaagatattgcagttACGCCCTTTTTACAACCTGCAGCAAAGATGGCGTTTTATGATTCAGTTCACCTCCCCTTCtaattactttgaaaatttcaccttcatacaaTTAGGcttagttgtaatagtagtcacagtagtagtatttacTAGTGGTAGAATTAATAATAGCAGTTGTCatactagcagcagtagtattaacgcattgccttttggtcagttgaacattccTCTCATGAAGCCCTGGAACTTTCAACATAATACAATTAGCTACAGGGGcatagctccagcatttttattggaggGGCAAGAGGGTCAAAGTTAAGA contains these protein-coding regions:
- the LOC136032569 gene encoding uncharacterized protein LOC136032569, encoding MLESTCSIWKEVTSLLQLTITVDFFEVDRIGTAATSHQVISHLKDHFTWHGISRIITSDNGPHFNSLIFEDFTNRWSIEHRTSSPYHAQSNGLAEKAVGIAKNMIKTQFCRSKMSNALLEYRNTPVNGMASPAQLLMSRNLQSTIPCTLEHLTPKIVPKCEFVESHLECQLRQQKYYNHHSKDLQELKQGQSVEAQIQGKSWEPAVVLHKHELPRSYIVQTQDMKAYCQNRKYQRMFPDDTDLEQYQDTNSNGVPQLSSTSSPNTFSTPSKSPSPTVLIQAPGSSPKVSSHIQDKVPPPAMTRLGRIIKPPKRLNL